The Aspergillus nidulans FGSC A4 chromosome VIII genome contains the following window.
TGAATAAATATATGTATTTCATGGGTATTGGAAATGCTATTGATTACTTCGGTGGTGCGATTCTAGATAAGAAGGCAGTATTCTATATCGATGTGCTGATAGGGTATCACGAAGCCCACAATGAGACAACTCAATACCAAGCCTGTGAAAGCAGCTACATACCCCGCATGCTAACCCGCTCGTATACAGCGTCAGGAATAGATATGGGAAAGCATCCCGGTTCGAGCACACTTTTCTTGCAGAGCGGGCAGAGACTGCTACTTTGTGTCAAAGACATATCGATACACTCGGGATGATAGATGTGGCCACACGGCAGCTCGCGTACGGTGGATGAAGCGGGGATAAAGTCATCGAGGCAGATGGCACATATTGTTTGTGGATGGCTCAGTCGCTTTATGTGTCTCGGGCAACAAAAACCAGAATAAGCTGTTGTCGGAGAGAATGGCCTGTATGGACATGGTTGTAGTGGAGTATTGCCGCTTTCTGCGTTGGCTGTTTTGGGACCTTGTTCAGCGTCAGTGGTCTCTTCGGCTTTGACGTAGCTGCCGTATTTCGTCATATGtgcttccgcttctgcgtcctctttctcagcttccaTCCGTTCAGTCGCGGCTCCTTCCACCACATCAGCTCTACCACGGCTATCGCAGCTGCCAGAGCCGAGGTGTGAGGTATGGCTGTCAGAACCGTCTAGACCTGGATAGACATATAGTGGAAGCCTAGCGAGAAACTCTCGCGGAACCCTGAAAGGTCGGAGATCATACGGTTGGTGATCCACTGCGCTTGCTTCAAGCTGCCGCTGTAGAATTTCCCGGCGTCGTCTCTGCAAGAGTTGAtaaagaaggagaaggatcAGGCAGATGACTAGAATAGTCCCAAGGATGGCTAACAAGAAGCCCCAGATAGTCGGTGTTTTCCGTCCATGTTTCTCTAATGCATGCATTAATCACGGCTCTGCGCATCAAGAATCCTCAGAGTGAGCTCACCCAGGTCAATGACACTAAAAAGCAGCACCCTCCACGATTCGGATTCCGAAAGCGCCACGAACTCATTACTCTGATCTTGTGGAAGCGTCCTATTGTTTGAGTACCATGATAGTTGCTTCATAAGAGCGATTCCTGCCGGACCAGGAAT
Protein-coding sequences here:
- a CDS encoding uncharacterized protein (transcript_id=CADANIAT00002254), yielding MSAISLTTAATLFAGPGKASNSTPSINTLSAQHAPKDGPIEGLLFVPSLNSHDPCNNITAPFIPANVTRHQDVTSFGYHTIGLAPWLTPNCSQSFLDAARRAGSEALMFFLPASDDTKPPPPADSTWLLHGESSWESENMYPVYAIPGPAGIALMKQLSWYSNNRTLPQDQSNEFVALSESESWRVLLFSVIDLEKHGRKTPTIWGFLLAILGTILVICLILLLLYQLLQRRRREILQRQLEASAVDHQPYDLRPFRVPREFLARLPLYVYPGLDGSDSHTSHLGSGSCDSRGRADVVEGAATERMEAEKEDAEAEAHMTKYGSYRLSHPQTICAICLDDFIPASSTVRELPCGHIYHPECIDMSLTQSSSLCPLCKKSVLEPGCFPISIPDAVYERVSMRGM